One window of the Candidatus Cloacimonadota bacterium genome contains the following:
- a CDS encoding peptidase M23, producing MKQQILHYIDNLLYSYSTLLFMHNRIVGLILLITTCFNKNIAVLGLIAWLTTFVFARFIGIKKDDVVHTIYTYNSLLVGFSIGFLFKISFLSIFLTIGTSILTVLLSYTLYSLFSYYLRLPVLNIPFTMVSTIIYLASVKYSALFVDSFYPHEKLNLPNLPSFLQGLFRTFGVLLFSPYDIIGILVLLAILVYSRISFILAVFSYYLGISVLALLKGSYTQAFADISTFNFILVGMALGGIFLIPSKRTYTLALIGVIVSVFILDAVSVFWSSFGIPVFTLPFNIVVLLFVYVLVNIDYKRINLFIKESPEASLASFLNFRKRFDYITPQPYLPFSGKWTVYQSFDDVWTHKGHWQYAYDFVITDEDDNTFRRKGSKLEDYYCYGKPVLAPVSGTVIDAYDLLKDNPIGSVDKKNNWGNYIIIYSALGYYVEISHLQTKSLQVKNGDFVKFGAVIANCGNSGYSPQPHIHMQVQYLPKLASKTYNFFISFCKDSNQKFLANEVLKKNMKVEKINTSRKHKKIFQFILDDVFKYRLAIDGVEKREFEIVVRMAIDGSYYFNIKGTKDMLFFGIENDMFVFYSFEGNRKSFLKYLFLALPKMPLTNDIGLNWKEFLPDNLLFNNNGLHLLMKSFNYNLRSSFGEYKLENEYEISGKVSWKNEKILTGVVLDNYKGFRTIEVKMPDQEIVLSLLK from the coding sequence ATGAAACAACAAATTCTCCATTACATAGATAATCTGTTATATAGCTATTCAACCTTGTTGTTCATGCACAACCGCATCGTTGGTTTGATTCTGTTGATAACAACTTGCTTCAACAAAAACATCGCGGTTTTAGGATTGATAGCATGGCTTACAACTTTTGTTTTTGCTAGATTCATCGGCATTAAAAAAGATGATGTAGTTCATACGATATATACCTATAATTCGCTTCTCGTTGGATTCTCCATCGGTTTTTTATTCAAGATTTCCTTTTTATCCATTTTCCTGACCATCGGAACCTCCATCCTCACGGTTTTGTTAAGTTACACGCTTTATTCACTGTTTTCTTATTATCTCAGGTTACCGGTTTTGAACATTCCTTTCACGATGGTCAGCACGATCATTTATCTTGCTTCTGTGAAATACAGCGCTCTTTTCGTAGATTCTTTCTATCCTCACGAAAAATTGAATCTTCCCAATCTGCCGTCTTTTCTTCAAGGTTTGTTCAGGACTTTCGGAGTGCTCCTTTTCTCTCCTTATGATATTATCGGAATTCTGGTTTTACTCGCGATTCTCGTTTATTCTCGCATCTCCTTCATTCTGGCAGTTTTTTCTTATTATCTGGGAATTTCAGTGCTTGCTCTTCTGAAAGGAAGTTATACGCAAGCCTTTGCCGATATTTCCACTTTCAATTTTATTCTCGTAGGAATGGCTCTCGGTGGTATTTTCCTGATTCCTTCCAAACGCACCTACACGCTTGCTTTGATCGGTGTGATTGTATCTGTCTTTATTTTGGATGCAGTCTCGGTTTTCTGGTCGTCTTTTGGGATTCCAGTCTTTACTTTACCATTCAATATTGTAGTTCTGCTTTTTGTTTATGTTTTGGTGAACATCGATTATAAGCGGATCAATCTTTTCATCAAGGAATCTCCGGAAGCATCGCTGGCGAGTTTTCTCAATTTCCGGAAAAGGTTTGATTATATCACACCCCAGCCATATCTTCCATTTTCGGGTAAATGGACTGTTTATCAATCTTTCGACGATGTCTGGACGCATAAAGGACACTGGCAGTATGCTTATGATTTTGTGATCACTGATGAGGATGACAACACATTCCGCAGAAAAGGTTCAAAACTCGAAGATTATTACTGCTATGGCAAACCGGTTCTGGCACCAGTCAGCGGAACTGTTATCGATGCTTACGATCTTCTGAAGGATAATCCCATCGGAAGTGTCGATAAAAAAAATAATTGGGGAAATTACATTATTATCTATTCCGCACTTGGATATTATGTGGAAATATCTCATCTTCAGACAAAATCTCTGCAGGTGAAGAACGGAGATTTTGTTAAGTTCGGAGCAGTGATCGCCAATTGTGGAAATTCCGGTTATTCTCCGCAACCGCATATTCATATGCAGGTTCAATATCTGCCGAAACTTGCTTCTAAAACTTATAATTTTTTTATCAGTTTCTGCAAAGATTCCAACCAGAAATTTCTGGCAAATGAAGTTCTGAAAAAGAACATGAAAGTGGAAAAGATCAATACTTCCAGAAAGCATAAAAAGATATTCCAGTTCATTCTTGATGATGTTTTCAAATATAGATTAGCGATTGACGGCGTGGAAAAAAGGGAATTTGAAATTGTCGTCCGGATGGCGATCGACGGTTCTTATTATTTCAATATTAAAGGCACAAAAGATATGTTGTTTTTCGGGATCGAGAATGACATGTTCGTTTTTTACAGTTTTGAAGGGAATCGAAAATCTTTTCTGAAATACCTTTTCCTGGCTCTTCCCAAAATGCCGCTGACGAACGATATCGGACTGAACTGGAAAGAATTCCTGCCCGATAATCTGCTCTTTAATAACAATGGTCTGCATCTGCTGATGAAGTCATTTAACTACAATTTAAGAAGCAGTTTCGGTGAGTATAAACTGGAGAATGAATATGAAATTTCGGGAAAGGTTTCCTGGAAAAACGAGAAAATTCTAACCGGAGTTGTTCTGGATAATTATAAAGGTTTCAGAACGATCGAAGTCAAAATGCCGGATCAGGAAATCGTTTTGAGTTTGCTCAAATGA